In Electrophorus electricus isolate fEleEle1 chromosome 12, fEleEle1.pri, whole genome shotgun sequence, a single window of DNA contains:
- the ccdc69 gene encoding LOW QUALITY PROTEIN: coiled-coil domain-containing protein 69 (The sequence of the model RefSeq protein was modified relative to this genomic sequence to represent the inferred CDS: inserted 1 base in 1 codon), which produces MGCINSKMCIRVPRKKKKSIAKQGTPVKAINSAHDGNGKLPKEDQSPSLKTQLEKYEWQLKLLHTVLAASGIQEREQLLQEHQNGDLCMLVHSITQKVKTETIAQLLALHEEQMRNCAEQHQKKAEEMQHLHSAERSTLEEFHMASKCALKEQIDMLTADLKMFTEIKQRVKESTLNRDLQRNIQTHGSPGAFWEQEQESLLFVIEMKKERLQKQGDKLRQMEALIEKNFALEAQVKQVLCQNEDLRVQIDNYQALVRQLSKEQSELQEAFKKQSLQGQKMTREKEELLFKXLHDEDSCCSRSKQGVDKMSTLAAMVPAEVSPS; this is translated from the exons AAGAAAAGCATCGCAAAACAAGGGACACCTGTTAAGGCGATCAACAGTGCTCATGATGGAAATG GAAAACTCCCCAAGGAGGACCAAAGCCCCAGCCTGAAGACACAGCTGGAAAAGTATGAGTGGCAGCTTAAACTCCTGCATACAGTACTGGCAGCCTCAGGGATTCAAGAGCGAGAGCAACTGCTGCAGGAGCATCAGAATGGAGATCTTTGTATGCTGGTCCACAGCATTACTCAGAAG GTTAAGACTGAAACCATTGCTCAGCTGCTTGCTCTTCATGAGGAGCAGATGAGAAACTGTGCAGAGCAACACCAGAAGAAAGCAGAAGAGATGCAGCACTTACACAGTGCTGAGAGGAGTACTTTAGAGGAATTTCACATGGCATCTAAATGTGCTCTGAAG GAGCAGATTGACATGCTCACAGCAGATCTGAAGATGTTCACGGAGATAAAACAGCGTGTGAAGGAGTCAACACTAAACAGAGATCTGCAGAGAAACATTCAG ACGCATGGCAGCCCTGGTGCATTCTGGGAACAGGAGCAAGAGAGTCTGCTCTTCGTCATCGAGATGAAGAAAGAACGTTTACAGAAGCAGGGAGACAAGCTGCGGCAGATGGAGGCACTG ATCGAAAAAAACTTTGCTCTGGAGGCCCAGGTCAAGCAAGTTCTATGTCAGAACGAGGACCTCAGAGTTCAGATAGACAACTATCAAGCACTCGTACG GCAATTATCCAAGGAGCAGAGTGAGCTGCAGGAGGCCTTCAAGAAGCAGTCTTTGCAGGGCCAGAAGATGACTCGGGAGAAAGAGGAGCTCCTCTTTA CTCTCCATGATGAAGACTCCTGTTGCAGCAGGAGTAAACAAGGAGTAGACAAGATGTCTACTCTGGCAGCCATGGTCCCTGCAGAAGTGTCTCCCAGCTGA